DNA sequence from the Sulfurimonas sp. genome:
ATCAGGGATTAACTTACCCAAACCCCGCAGTCGGTTGCGCAATAGTAGGAAAAAGCGGTGAAATTTTAGCAGTGGAAGCCCACAAAAGGGCAGGAGAGCCGCATGCCGAAGTTGAAGCGTTGAAAACAGCGTATTTTAAATTAACAAATGATGGAAAAATTTTAGAACTTACTATTTCAGCTCAAATACACACATATCTTTTAGAAAATCATAATGACTGTTTTAACGGCATAACTGTTTTTACGACATTAGAGCCATGTTCACATATAGGCAAAACCCCGTCTTGTGCGACTCTTTTATCAAAACTAAAAATTAAAAAACTTTTTGTAGGTTCATTAGACTCCAATGAAGCGGCCTCTGGCGGCAATAAAATAGTCGAAGATGCAGATATTGAAGTTGAAAATTGTGTTTTGGCAAAGGAGTGCGATGCTTTGCTAAACCCTTTTAAATTATGGCAAAGCAAGAGATTTGTTTTTTTTAAGTGGGCACAGAGA
Encoded proteins:
- the ribD gene encoding bifunctional diaminohydroxyphosphoribosylaminopyrimidine deaminase/5-amino-6-(5-phosphoribosylamino)uracil reductase RibD, whose product is MNLALQEAWKYQGLTYPNPAVGCAIVGKSGEILAVEAHKRAGEPHAEVEALKTAYFKLTNDGKILELTISAQIHTYLLENHNDCFNGITVFTTLEPCSHIGKTPSCATLLSKLKIKKLFVGSLDSNEAASGGNKIVEDADIEVENCVLAKECDALLNPFKLWQSKRFVFFKWAQRLNGTVEGGTISSNSSRTLVHAMRAVCDLLVIGGNTVRVDRPTLDARLVDGRAPDILIISKSTEFDKSIPLFNVNGRKVIISDNFSILENYKNIMIEGGQSMFELSKDFVDYYLCFLSAQIGGNMNFTGIEDKFDILNIQKDEQDIIMWMRRG